Proteins encoded within one genomic window of Verrucomicrobiia bacterium:
- a CDS encoding ABC transporter permease, with product MAHFIFRRFLTLIPLLLAISVLSFALLEMAPGDYLSVLKGNRELSPEYIDQLRKDFGLDKSYAEQFVIWFKKAIQFDFGPSFAYRMPVSELLAQRIPATLLLAFSSALFAWIIAIPLGVLAAIYQNSIFDRLASGLAFFSLSIPEFFLALLAIFFAAQTGWFPLGGLYSADFEFLSFSQKTIDILHHLVLPTFVLGIGSVASLMRLMRANFLEEIRANYVVTARAKGLPNSIVMFRHVLRNAINPLITILGYSIAGLLSGSLIVETIMSYPGLGQLVYESLLRKDLYVVMASILMASVLLVFGNLVSDLLLAICDPRIRLKR from the coding sequence ATGGCTCATTTTATTTTTCGCCGTTTTTTGACCCTAATTCCTCTGCTCTTGGCTATTAGCGTCCTTTCTTTTGCTCTGTTAGAAATGGCGCCGGGCGATTATTTGTCGGTTTTAAAAGGCAATCGCGAACTAAGCCCAGAATACATCGATCAACTGCGAAAGGATTTTGGTTTGGACAAAAGTTATGCCGAACAGTTTGTTATATGGTTTAAAAAAGCGATCCAATTCGATTTTGGTCCATCGTTTGCTTATCGTATGCCTGTGTCAGAGTTGTTAGCCCAACGCATTCCGGCTACTTTACTTTTGGCTTTTAGTTCGGCTTTATTCGCTTGGATCATCGCTATTCCTCTTGGTGTTTTAGCTGCGATTTATCAAAATTCCATTTTTGATCGATTGGCTTCAGGATTAGCCTTTTTTTCCCTTTCCATTCCAGAATTTTTTTTAGCACTACTCGCTATCTTTTTTGCGGCGCAAACCGGTTGGTTTCCTTTGGGCGGACTTTATAGCGCTGATTTTGAATTTTTATCTTTTTCACAAAAAACCATTGATATTCTGCATCACTTAGTTTTGCCCACATTCGTTTTAGGAATCGGCTCCGTAGCGAGTTTAATGCGCTTGATGCGCGCCAATTTTCTGGAAGAAATCCGGGCTAATTATGTGGTCACAGCACGCGCGAAAGGTTTACCGAATTCAATCGTGATGTTTCGTCATGTTCTAAGAAACGCCATTAATCCACTAATTACTATTTTAGGCTATTCCATTGCTGGATTGTTAAGCGGTTCGCTCATTGTTGAAACCATTATGAGTTACCCCGGGTTGGGTCAATTGGTTTATGAGTCTTTATTGCGAAAAGATCTTTACGTGGTGATGGCATCCATTCTCATGGCATCGGTTTTATTAGTTTTTGGCAATTTGGTGAGTGATTTATTACTGGCAATATGCGATCCGCGCATTCGATTAAAACGATAA
- a CDS encoding ABC transporter permease, which yields MEQHVITPNRNVWQKFWQSRWTRFFVIILGLLYFSAGTGPFLAPYNEAEISLPDAYHPPTRIIWSKQGLAVQKYELVDKAQRRFEPLPNQHEPIVWFVQGSEYRWFGLWHCRWHLFGTSGKAKIYLLGADSFGRDVFSRLLYGAGVSLSIGLVGIAITTTLGLILGGIAGYAGGRLDWLLMRGTEVLMSIPALYLILAVRSVFVEKLSPTQIYLMIIVILSFISWASMARVIRGMVLSLRERDFVKAARVMGQSHWKILLRHILPNTWSYVIVACTLSVPGYILGEAALSFLGLGIQDPQASWGLMLAQAQSLRVLVSFWWMLLPGVMISITVMTFNFIGDALRDALDLLDNIQEVKKV from the coding sequence ATGGAACAACACGTTATAACTCCGAATCGAAATGTTTGGCAAAAATTTTGGCAAAGTCGATGGACGCGCTTTTTTGTGATCATTTTAGGATTACTTTACTTTTCGGCAGGAACCGGCCCTTTTTTAGCACCCTATAATGAAGCAGAAATTTCTTTGCCTGACGCCTATCATCCACCTACTCGTATTATTTGGAGTAAACAAGGATTAGCCGTTCAAAAATATGAATTGGTAGACAAAGCACAACGACGCTTTGAACCTTTACCCAATCAGCATGAACCTATCGTATGGTTTGTGCAGGGTTCGGAATATCGCTGGTTTGGTTTGTGGCATTGTCGCTGGCATTTATTTGGAACGTCAGGAAAAGCTAAAATTTATTTGTTAGGAGCGGATAGTTTTGGTCGTGATGTATTTTCACGATTGCTTTATGGCGCTGGCGTTTCTTTGAGTATTGGTTTGGTTGGAATCGCAATTACTACCACTTTAGGGTTAATTCTTGGCGGTATTGCGGGTTATGCAGGAGGTCGATTGGATTGGCTTCTTATGCGTGGCACAGAAGTTTTAATGTCAATTCCTGCGCTTTACTTGATTTTAGCGGTGCGTTCGGTTTTTGTGGAAAAATTGTCACCTACCCAAATTTATCTCATGATTATTGTTATTTTGAGCTTTATTAGTTGGGCTAGCATGGCGCGAGTGATTCGCGGCATGGTATTAAGCTTGCGAGAGCGCGATTTTGTAAAAGCCGCTCGAGTGATGGGACAAAGTCATTGGAAAATTTTGTTACGCCATATTCTTCCTAACACATGGAGTTATGTGATTGTAGCCTGCACGTTATCGGTGCCTGGTTATATTTTGGGTGAAGCTGCACTGAGTTTTTTAGGTTTAGGGATTCAAGATCCTCAAGCAAGTTGGGGTTTAATGCTGGCGCAAGCGCAAAGTTTGCGGGTTTTGGTAAGTTTTTGGTGGATGTTATTGCCCGGGGTGATGATTTCTATTACGGTTATGACGTTTAATTTTATTGGTGATGCATTGCGTGATGCGTTAGATTTATTAGATAATATACAGGAGGTCAAAAAAGTATGA
- a CDS encoding ABC transporter ATP-binding protein — translation MTQPLIKVSHFSLGFQQNHRIMPAVKDVSFEIFSGETVAVVGESGSGKSVTALALTRLLPCPPAIYQGGEIEFEGKSVLKMSSESLKKMRGKGVAYIFQEPGSSLNPVFSIGFQIAEAIRLHRPEIKDVKAEIVRLLELVGIQNPKQRINDYPHQLSGGMQQRVMIAMALACEPKLLVADEPTTALDVTIQKQIMDLLRELKEKLGMTILLITHNFGLVSGFANKVFVMFRGKIVESGPTSEILKHPRHPYTQALLACVPVLGRKQDRLRTINYAEIEKAQEVMYHD, via the coding sequence ATGACTCAACCTTTGATTAAAGTTTCTCACTTCTCATTGGGTTTTCAACAAAATCATCGCATCATGCCTGCGGTTAAAGATGTTTCTTTTGAAATTTTTTCAGGTGAAACGGTTGCCGTAGTTGGTGAAAGTGGTAGCGGTAAAAGTGTTACTGCTTTGGCTTTAACGCGCTTACTTCCCTGCCCTCCTGCAATTTATCAAGGAGGTGAAATTGAGTTTGAGGGAAAATCGGTTTTAAAAATGTCTTCCGAATCACTAAAAAAAATGCGTGGCAAAGGTGTGGCTTACATTTTTCAAGAGCCGGGCAGTTCTTTAAATCCGGTTTTTTCTATTGGGTTTCAAATTGCTGAAGCCATTCGTTTGCATCGTCCAGAAATTAAGGATGTAAAGGCGGAAATTGTCAGGCTACTGGAGTTGGTTGGCATTCAAAATCCCAAGCAGCGCATAAATGATTATCCTCACCAACTCAGTGGCGGAATGCAACAACGTGTGATGATTGCAATGGCGCTAGCTTGTGAACCGAAGTTGCTGGTGGCCGATGAACCAACCACGGCTTTGGATGTGACGATTCAAAAACAGATTATGGATTTATTGCGTGAGTTGAAAGAAAAGTTGGGGATGACGATTCTTTTGATTACTCACAATTTCGGATTAGTATCGGGATTTGCGAATAAAGTGTTTGTGATGTTTCGAGGAAAAATTGTGGAATCGGGACCAACTTCAGAAATTTTAAAACATCCACGTCATCCTTATACTCAAGCTTTGTTAGCTTGCGTGCCGGTTTTGGGTCGAAAGCAAGATCGTTTGCGAACGATTAATTACGCGGAAATCGAAAAAGCGCAGGAGGTCATGTATCATGATTGA
- a CDS encoding H-type lectin domain-containing protein: MNQQNLSHSTSSPLCIISDTFIGNVQEPDWCLLEPGEASQSRIFERYIRFGKRFVKKPLVYLSLLGFDIDNSDNARLSLKATNVSVEGFSIQMITWLHTRMWSVEVSWIAFGHLE, encoded by the coding sequence ATGAATCAGCAAAATCTTTCCCATTCCACCTCTTCACCACTTTGCATTATCAGCGACACATTTATCGGTAATGTTCAAGAGCCAGATTGGTGTCTCTTGGAGCCAGGCGAAGCGAGCCAATCTCGAATTTTTGAACGCTATATTCGTTTTGGAAAACGATTTGTTAAAAAACCTTTGGTTTATCTTTCTCTTTTGGGGTTTGATATTGATAACAGCGACAATGCTCGGTTAAGCCTCAAAGCCACCAATGTTAGTGTCGAAGGATTTTCCATTCAAATGATTACCTGGCTTCATACTCGGATGTGGTCTGTCGAAGTTAGTTGGATAGCTTTTGGTCACTTAGAATAA
- a CDS encoding ABC transporter substrate-binding protein, protein MLSRLKLIIWAFIPFLLIGCQPSGGNNQSSLTDEMISHDDDTNLVFSKLPQGQFGQQLILAVGGDPKTFNDIIAEDLSSRQFTGLMFEGLTTVDVATDKVEPLLADHWEIGKDQQTFTFYLRTNVFWNDGQKFTADDVVFTFNDLIYNTNIATQLRLFFSVNGKPFDIEKIDDYTVRFKTAGIYAPFIQFMSQAILPKHKLEQAVKNGVFEEAWGINTPPKDLVGTGPFRLKDYQFGQRAIFERNPYYWKAAPNGQRLPYLQNVIYEFVRDQNAMFVKFVSGQSDLHSGLRPEDIYLAKRFAKTRDFHIVERGPADGTQFFWFNQNPGKNPETGKPFLPVYKRQWFEQKAFRQAVSYAIDRQGIIDGVFMGMAAPLWSVESEANRRWFNPNVKQYPLDLKQARKLLLEAGFRYRSDGLLEDTKGNLVEFALMTNVENATRKDLASIIRENLREIGIIVNLQFVDYNAMISKIADTYQYEACLLGLGGGANDPSSGLAVLQSSGRLHQWFPSQKKPATTWEARIDELMQLQLQTLDFAKRKTYYDEVQAIMAEQQPFIFLVTPLAFSGIKNRWRNLRMPVNPGASLMWNLEEIWAAYR, encoded by the coding sequence ATGTTAAGTAGATTAAAACTAATTATTTGGGCTTTTATCCCTTTTTTATTAATTGGCTGCCAACCGAGTGGTGGCAATAATCAATCTTCTTTAACTGACGAAATGATTAGTCACGATGATGACACGAACCTTGTGTTTAGTAAACTGCCACAAGGCCAATTCGGGCAACAACTCATTTTAGCAGTCGGTGGCGATCCCAAAACTTTCAATGACATTATTGCAGAAGATTTGTCCTCACGACAATTTACCGGTTTAATGTTCGAAGGCCTCACCACAGTTGATGTAGCAACAGATAAAGTCGAACCCTTGTTGGCTGACCATTGGGAAATTGGTAAAGATCAGCAAACTTTCACATTCTACTTGCGAACCAATGTTTTTTGGAACGATGGCCAAAAATTTACCGCTGATGATGTGGTTTTCACATTTAACGACCTTATTTACAATACCAACATTGCTACACAACTGCGTCTCTTTTTCAGCGTCAATGGAAAACCTTTCGATATAGAAAAAATCGATGATTACACCGTCCGCTTCAAAACGGCTGGTATTTATGCGCCCTTTATTCAATTTATGTCACAGGCTATTTTGCCCAAACATAAATTGGAACAAGCCGTTAAAAATGGAGTTTTTGAAGAAGCCTGGGGTATCAATACACCTCCTAAAGATCTGGTTGGCACAGGGCCTTTTCGCTTAAAAGATTATCAATTTGGTCAACGCGCGATTTTCGAACGCAATCCTTATTACTGGAAAGCTGCGCCCAATGGACAACGACTCCCCTATCTTCAAAATGTCATCTACGAATTTGTGCGGGATCAAAATGCTATGTTTGTAAAATTTGTCTCAGGTCAAAGCGATTTGCATTCGGGGCTGCGTCCTGAAGATATTTATTTGGCGAAACGTTTTGCTAAAACGCGCGATTTTCACATTGTGGAAAGAGGTCCAGCAGATGGCACTCAATTTTTTTGGTTTAACCAAAATCCTGGAAAAAACCCCGAAACCGGAAAACCTTTTTTGCCGGTTTATAAACGGCAATGGTTCGAACAAAAAGCATTTCGCCAAGCTGTTTCCTATGCAATCGATCGGCAAGGCATTATTGATGGCGTTTTCATGGGTATGGCTGCGCCACTTTGGTCCGTGGAAAGCGAAGCCAATCGACGCTGGTTCAATCCCAACGTCAAACAATATCCCTTGGACTTGAAACAGGCGCGAAAACTTCTTTTGGAAGCAGGATTTCGTTATCGTTCCGATGGGCTTTTAGAAGATACTAAAGGTAATTTAGTGGAATTTGCCCTTATGACCAATGTCGAAAATGCCACTCGAAAAGACTTAGCAAGCATCATCCGCGAGAATTTGCGTGAAATTGGAATAATCGTTAATTTACAATTTGTAGATTATAACGCGATGATCAGTAAAATCGCCGACACTTATCAATATGAAGCCTGTTTGCTTGGTTTAGGTGGTGGCGCGAATGATCCTTCCAGCGGTTTAGCCGTTTTGCAAAGCAGCGGACGCTTACATCAATGGTTTCCTAGTCAAAAAAAACCTGCAACAACTTGGGAAGCGCGCATCGATGAACTCATGCAACTGCAGCTGCAAACCCTGGATTTTGCCAAACGAAAAACTTACTACGACGAAGTGCAAGCTATCATGGCCGAACAGCAACCTTTTATCTTTCTTGTTACTCCCCTCGCCTTTTCTGGCATTAAAAATCGCTGGCGCAATTTACGCATGCCAGTCAATCCCGGCGCCAGTTTAATGTGGAACTTAGAAGAAATTTGGGCGGCTTATCGGTAA
- a CDS encoding sigma-70 family RNA polymerase sigma factor, with product MSDVEQLPNKGKKSLNQEASSNVQSDDNFAQLEKQWVQQAKQGNEEAYKMLFEHYFPKMFGTIYQMVQNPSIAEDLTQATMVQAWRRLDRFDGRSAFGTWLYRVGINLTLDHLRRLKNRPHLSLEKEAESGFEVTDKITSPNKPVENNELKEILNDAIAKLSEPHRLVFILGEIEGKSYEEISSILKCKRGTVMSRMHYARQHLQKLLKPYYESQR from the coding sequence GTGTCCGATGTCGAACAACTTCCGAATAAAGGCAAAAAGTCTCTGAATCAAGAGGCAAGTAGCAACGTCCAATCCGACGATAACTTTGCTCAGCTTGAAAAACAGTGGGTTCAACAAGCCAAGCAGGGGAATGAAGAGGCGTATAAAATGCTATTTGAACATTATTTTCCTAAGATGTTTGGAACGATCTATCAGATGGTGCAAAATCCTTCTATTGCTGAAGATTTGACTCAGGCGACCATGGTGCAAGCGTGGCGACGTCTCGATCGCTTCGACGGTCGTTCGGCATTTGGCACGTGGCTTTATCGTGTAGGCATTAATCTCACCCTTGACCACCTTCGCCGCTTGAAAAACCGGCCTCATCTTTCCTTGGAAAAAGAAGCGGAAAGTGGGTTTGAAGTTACTGATAAAATTACTTCACCCAACAAACCCGTCGAAAATAATGAGCTTAAAGAAATCTTAAATGACGCGATCGCAAAGTTAAGTGAACCTCATCGATTGGTTTTCATCCTCGGCGAAATCGAAGGCAAATCTTACGAAGAAATTAGCAGTATTTTAAAATGCAAGCGGGGCACGGTGATGTCTCGTATGCATTATGCCCGACAACATCTTCAAAAACTTCTCAAACCCTATTATGAATCACAACGATAA
- a CDS encoding M23 family metallopeptidase, translating into MGKKIEFEGVGFKSDDCNMSNIWQSINLEPSSCNVDIWTRLSQSQPSMVFPVEGKTDQNIKSGFGNRTHPIGGKVKHHDGIDIPAATGTNVLSATDGTVTFVGQRNGYGNTVEIEATMPDGNVIKTRYAHLDSFKSGLEAGQTVTMGYNIGGVGQTGGATGPHLHFETFVNGTLKNPVDTLNQYQPEFKLSSSVAQTPLTP; encoded by the coding sequence ATGGGTAAAAAAATAGAATTTGAAGGGGTTGGGTTTAAGTCAGATGATTGTAATATGAGTAATATTTGGCAATCTATTAATCTAGAGCCGAGTTCGTGTAATGTTGATATTTGGACTAGATTGAGTCAAAGCCAACCTAGCATGGTTTTTCCGGTGGAAGGGAAAACAGATCAGAATATTAAAAGTGGTTTTGGTAATCGCACACATCCCATTGGTGGCAAGGTCAAACATCATGATGGCATAGATATTCCTGCAGCTACAGGTACCAATGTCTTATCTGCTACTGATGGAACAGTAACTTTTGTTGGGCAAAGAAACGGTTATGGCAACACAGTAGAGATTGAAGCCACTATGCCAGACGGGAATGTCATCAAAACTCGTTATGCTCATTTAGACAGTTTTAAATCAGGTCTTGAAGCAGGACAAACAGTTACGATGGGATATAACATAGGAGGGGTTGGCCAAACAGGAGGAGCTACAGGGCCTCATTTGCATTTTGAAACATTTGTTAATGGAACTTTAAAAAATCCAGTTGATACACTCAATCAATATCAACCAGAATTCAAACTAAGTTCATCTGTTGCTCAGACACCTTTAACCCCATAA
- a CDS encoding LptF/LptG family permease, translating to MKVLYRYLLKDVLKSTVWAVAILTFLLVLGNMFTRVFDLLINNDVPFGFVAEFVTLLIPFSFKFTLPWGLLIAVLLKFGRMSADQELVALRANGVSLITFSTPVLLLALFFCLLSLLNNFYLAPYAYSRMKKIVYTLASESPTSLFNDDTVVEILPGKRLYVDNKEGDVLQNLYVWDLNEDDVALRSLRASRGKVTADETNNAIVITLYDARMEERNEENPDNLSLIQTGRHFEELPLHISLERLMEKSTKIRPNALDFGALINVVLTGRTKRSDYDFTPILTEIQSRVAGSLSCLTFVLAAIPLAVRFHRRETSAGIGLSFLVVFVYYSLMILAKTFENHAGAYPDVLIWVPNLLFQALGLLGIAKVGR from the coding sequence ATGAAGGTTTTATATCGTTATTTATTGAAAGACGTGTTGAAAAGCACGGTATGGGCAGTTGCTATTCTCACCTTTCTTTTAGTGTTGGGTAATATGTTTACGCGCGTTTTTGATTTGTTGATTAATAATGATGTTCCTTTTGGTTTTGTTGCGGAGTTTGTGACGCTGCTCATTCCCTTTTCCTTCAAATTTACTTTACCTTGGGGTTTGTTGATTGCGGTTTTGCTCAAGTTTGGTCGTATGTCAGCGGATCAAGAATTAGTCGCGCTTCGTGCGAATGGGGTCAGTCTCATTACCTTTAGCACCCCAGTTTTGCTATTGGCTTTGTTTTTTTGTTTGCTCAGTCTCCTCAATAATTTTTATCTCGCTCCTTATGCTTATAGCAGAATGAAGAAAATTGTTTATACTTTAGCTTCAGAAAGTCCCACTTCACTTTTTAATGATGACACCGTAGTAGAAATTTTACCGGGAAAACGACTTTATGTGGATAATAAAGAAGGCGACGTTTTGCAAAACTTATATGTTTGGGATTTAAACGAAGACGATGTTGCACTGAGAAGTTTGCGCGCCAGTCGAGGAAAAGTGACTGCAGATGAAACGAATAATGCAATTGTTATTACGCTTTATGATGCTCGTATGGAGGAGCGCAACGAAGAAAATCCTGATAATTTATCATTGATCCAAACCGGTCGCCACTTTGAAGAGCTGCCTTTGCACATTTCATTGGAACGCCTGATGGAAAAAAGCACAAAAATCAGGCCCAATGCTTTGGATTTTGGCGCATTAATTAATGTGGTGTTAACGGGTCGCACCAAACGATCTGATTACGACTTCACGCCCATTTTAACAGAAATTCAAAGCCGCGTGGCGGGTTCACTTTCTTGTCTTACCTTTGTTTTAGCAGCGATTCCTCTCGCTGTTCGATTTCATCGCCGCGAAACTTCTGCCGGTATTGGTCTAAGTTTTTTAGTGGTTTTTGTTTATTATAGCTTAATGATTTTAGCAAAAACTTTCGAAAATCATGCAGGCGCTTATCCCGACGTTTTAATTTGGGTGCCCAATTTACTGTTCCAAGCTTTAGGATTGTTGGGAATTGCGAAAGTAGGACGATAA
- a CDS encoding ATP-binding cassette domain-containing protein yields the protein MIEENILLRVKNLRVYFESGAGLLKKSQAPIKAVDGVSFHIERSKAIGLVGESGSGKSTIGKAILGLVPVTSGEILYDGIALEKLSNQEFRPLRKRLQMIFQDPFNSLNPRLTVFQIIGEALEIHFPQFSRKDREDRVADLLKKVGLLAEHRFRYPHEFSGGQRQRIGIARALAVEPEFIVCDEPVSALDVSVQAQIINLLQDLQEEFQLTYLFIAHDLAVVEHLCSEVVVLYQGKIVEMGSREQLYAEPQHDYTKKLLAAVPTF from the coding sequence ATGATTGAAGAAAATATTTTGCTAAGAGTTAAAAATTTGCGTGTTTACTTTGAGAGTGGAGCCGGTTTATTAAAAAAATCGCAAGCTCCCATTAAAGCAGTGGATGGTGTCAGTTTTCATATCGAACGATCAAAGGCGATTGGGTTAGTCGGAGAAAGTGGTAGTGGTAAGAGCACCATTGGCAAAGCCATTTTAGGTTTGGTTCCTGTAACGAGTGGTGAGATTTTATATGACGGGATCGCTTTGGAAAAATTGTCGAACCAAGAATTTCGTCCACTGCGAAAACGTCTGCAAATGATTTTTCAGGATCCTTTTAATTCTTTGAATCCTCGTTTAACCGTATTTCAAATTATTGGTGAAGCGTTAGAGATTCATTTTCCTCAATTTTCACGAAAAGATCGTGAAGATCGGGTAGCGGATTTACTAAAAAAAGTGGGTTTATTGGCAGAACATCGTTTTCGTTATCCGCACGAATTTAGTGGCGGTCAACGCCAACGTATTGGTATTGCACGCGCTTTGGCAGTGGAACCGGAATTTATTGTTTGCGATGAGCCGGTCAGTGCTTTGGATGTGTCGGTCCAGGCTCAAATTATTAATCTTTTGCAGGATTTGCAGGAAGAATTTCAATTAACTTATCTTTTTATCGCACATGATTTGGCTGTGGTGGAGCATCTTTGTTCTGAGGTAGTGGTTTTGTATCAAGGAAAAATTGTTGAAATGGGTTCTCGAGAACAGTTGTATGCAGAACCTCAGCATGATTATACGAAAAAGTTGTTGGCAGCTGTGCCGACCTTTTAA